A stretch of Vannielia litorea DNA encodes these proteins:
- a CDS encoding enolase C-terminal domain-like protein, producing the protein MTMLTILSASWSERPVVMRLPFQFGSTEVRETAEAHARVEIEVEGTRVSGRSAQLMVPRWFNKSAEMSNADTIDELRAVVNRAVAEASGLRGTALEVTRELRASLDRALPNTPPLARCFGPALVEMAMIDALCTALGLPFWTAAREDAFGLVRGCPDDLSPADLSRSLAAISAPKALVLRHTVGFDAPLRRQDVGADRPGDGRPVSLDEVIEATGVSAFKIKLKGDPEADHRRLRDIAGLLDAGGDYAVTLDANEQYAPGDFGAFLGALSEDGALARFTSAVRFVEQPFPREIALAAPVVAPLPLIIDESDDAEDAFARALALGWSGTSIKSCKGVLRALINKARADAAGAILSGEDLTCQPGICWLQDAAMMSACGVRDVERNGHHFAGGLQGAPEDERAILLERHDDILTQDADGVALRIAGGRVGIGSLARPGFGW; encoded by the coding sequence ATGACAATGCTCACGATCCTCTCGGCCAGCTGGTCGGAACGCCCTGTCGTCATGCGGCTGCCCTTCCAGTTTGGCAGCACCGAGGTCCGCGAGACCGCCGAGGCGCATGCCCGCGTCGAGATCGAGGTCGAGGGCACGCGGGTTTCGGGGCGGTCGGCGCAGCTGATGGTGCCGCGCTGGTTCAACAAGAGCGCCGAGATGAGCAACGCGGACACCATCGACGAGTTGCGCGCGGTCGTGAACCGTGCGGTGGCCGAGGCCTCCGGTCTGCGCGGCACGGCGCTGGAGGTGACGCGCGAGTTGCGGGCCAGCCTGGATCGGGCCTTGCCGAACACACCGCCGCTGGCGCGGTGCTTCGGGCCTGCGCTGGTTGAAATGGCGATGATCGACGCGCTGTGCACGGCCCTCGGTTTGCCCTTCTGGACGGCGGCGCGGGAGGATGCCTTCGGGCTGGTCCGCGGTTGCCCCGACGATCTGTCGCCCGCAGATCTGTCGCGGTCGTTGGCCGCGATCTCTGCACCGAAAGCTCTTGTTCTGCGCCATACCGTCGGTTTCGACGCCCCCCTGCGGCGGCAGGATGTCGGGGCGGACCGCCCAGGCGACGGGCGGCCGGTTTCGCTGGACGAGGTGATCGAGGCGACCGGCGTTTCGGCCTTCAAGATCAAGCTCAAGGGCGACCCGGAGGCCGATCACCGCCGCCTGCGCGACATCGCCGGGCTGCTGGACGCGGGCGGCGACTATGCGGTGACGCTGGATGCCAACGAACAATATGCGCCCGGCGACTTCGGCGCCTTCCTGGGCGCGCTTTCCGAGGATGGGGCGCTGGCGCGTTTCACCTCGGCGGTTCGCTTCGTGGAGCAACCCTTTCCGCGCGAGATTGCCCTGGCCGCACCCGTCGTGGCGCCGCTTCCGCTGATCATCGACGAGAGCGACGACGCAGAGGATGCCTTTGCCCGCGCCCTGGCCCTTGGCTGGTCGGGCACCTCGATCAAGAGTTGCAAGGGCGTGCTCAGGGCGCTGATCAACAAGGCGCGTGCCGATGCCGCGGGGGCCATCCTGTCGGGCGAGGACCTGACCTGTCAGCCCGGCATCTGCTGGCTACAGGACGCGGCGATGATGTCGGCCTGCGGTGTGCGCGACGTCGAGCGCAACGGCCACCATTTTGCCGGCGGTCTGCAGGGCGCGCCGGAGGACGAACGCGCGATCCTGCTGGAGCGCCATGACGATATCCTGACGCAGGATGCCGACGGAGTAGCGCTTCGGATCGCCGGTGGCCGCGTCGGGATTGGCTCTCTGGCCCGGCCGGGCTTCGGCTGGTAA
- a CDS encoding dihydrodipicolinate synthase family protein yields the protein MAQLILPTADGGTAPLDLTAGPVPAPGGTWTRTAYAAAHVVADPLAEVDPGDGVAVDWDRTLAFRQHLWSLGLGVAEAMDTAQRGMGLDWATSLELIRRSMDAAPEGALIASGAGTDHLAPGPEVTVDDVIAAYEMQCEAVEATGSRVILMASRALVRAAKGPEDYARVYGRVLSGLRQPAILHWLGEMFDPALAGYWGNADHMAAMDTCLSVIADNADKIDGIKISLLSAEKEIAMRRRLPEGVLMYTGDDFNYPELIKGDDQGYSHALLGIFDPIAGAACRALNALAEEDAAAYHAAFDPTVPLSRHIFKAPTRFYKTGVVFMAYLMGHQDHFTMVGGQESARSTLHLAEAIRLANAAQLFTDPDEVVRRATPVFQARGVWA from the coding sequence ATGGCACAACTGATCCTTCCCACGGCAGACGGCGGCACTGCGCCGCTGGACCTCACCGCAGGCCCGGTGCCCGCACCGGGCGGCACCTGGACCCGCACTGCCTATGCTGCGGCCCACGTCGTCGCTGACCCGCTAGCCGAGGTGGACCCGGGCGATGGCGTTGCCGTCGACTGGGACCGCACGCTCGCCTTTCGCCAGCATCTGTGGTCGCTCGGCCTGGGCGTGGCCGAGGCGATGGACACCGCGCAGCGCGGCATGGGGCTGGACTGGGCGACCTCGCTGGAGCTGATCCGGCGCAGCATGGACGCGGCCCCGGAAGGCGCGCTGATCGCCAGCGGGGCAGGGACCGACCACCTGGCCCCCGGCCCGGAGGTGACCGTGGACGACGTGATCGCCGCCTACGAGATGCAATGCGAGGCGGTCGAGGCGACCGGCTCCCGCGTGATCCTGATGGCCAGCCGTGCCCTGGTGCGGGCGGCGAAGGGGCCGGAGGATTATGCCCGCGTCTATGGCCGCGTGCTCTCGGGTCTCAGGCAACCGGCGATCCTGCACTGGCTGGGCGAAATGTTCGATCCGGCGCTGGCGGGCTACTGGGGCAACGCCGACCACATGGCCGCGATGGACACCTGCCTCTCGGTGATTGCCGACAATGCCGACAAGATCGACGGCATCAAGATCTCGCTGCTCTCGGCGGAAAAGGAAATCGCCATGCGTCGCCGCCTGCCCGAGGGCGTGCTGATGTACACCGGCGACGACTTCAACTACCCCGAGCTGATCAAGGGCGACGACCAGGGCTATTCCCACGCGCTGCTGGGCATCTTCGACCCCATCGCCGGGGCCGCCTGCCGGGCGCTGAACGCGCTGGCCGAAGAGGACGCCGCCGCTTATCACGCGGCTTTCGACCCCACGGTGCCGCTCAGTCGCCATATCTTCAAGGCGCCGACGCGGTTCTACAAGACCGGGGTGGTCTTCATGGCCTACCTGATGGGCCACCAGGACCATTTCACCATGGTCGGCGGCCAGGAAAGCGCCCGCTCGACACTGCACCTGGCCGAGGCGATCCGGCTGGCCAATGCCGCGCAGCTCTTCACCGACCCCGACGAGGTGGTGCGCCGCGCGACGCCGGTGTTTCAGGCGCGGGGGGTCTGGGCATGA
- a CDS encoding sugar phosphate isomerase/epimerase family protein has product MIRPGLCSVTFRALDAEAVVDLAAQSGVEAIEWGADKHVLPGDADHARRIGDLCRARGIVPASYGSYVRAGTSEAVQNFGPVLDTARALGATNIRVWAGEAKRADAGEAALAGAARELREMARRAADHGVTVSVEYHRKSLTEEAEDTLALLEAADHDNLFSYWQPVPGRGRARWLEELAMLTPHLGDLHVFHWIMTEAGQERRPLGEGIDDWRALFDAWTPAPRWPHPRTGFLEFVREDAESQFHDDIQHLLALCRRPADAR; this is encoded by the coding sequence ATGATCCGGCCCGGCCTCTGCTCTGTCACCTTCCGCGCGCTCGATGCCGAGGCTGTTGTCGATCTGGCGGCGCAATCCGGTGTCGAGGCGATCGAATGGGGCGCCGACAAGCATGTGCTGCCCGGCGATGCGGATCACGCCCGCCGCATCGGCGATCTTTGCCGCGCGCGCGGGATCGTGCCCGCATCTTACGGCTCCTACGTCCGCGCGGGCACGTCGGAGGCGGTGCAGAACTTCGGCCCGGTGCTGGACACCGCCAGGGCGCTGGGGGCCACGAACATCCGGGTCTGGGCCGGGGAGGCGAAACGCGCCGATGCGGGCGAGGCGGCCCTTGCCGGTGCGGCCAGGGAGCTGCGCGAGATGGCACGCAGGGCGGCAGACCACGGCGTCACGGTCAGCGTCGAATACCACCGCAAGTCGCTGACCGAAGAGGCTGAGGACACGCTGGCCCTGCTGGAGGCGGCGGATCACGACAACCTTTTCAGCTACTGGCAGCCGGTGCCGGGGCGGGGCAGGGCGCGGTGGCTGGAGGAACTGGCCATGCTGACGCCGCACCTGGGCGATCTGCATGTCTTTCACTGGATCATGACCGAGGCCGGGCAGGAGCGCCGTCCGCTCGGCGAGGGCATCGACGACTGGCGCGCGCTGTTCGACGCCTGGACGCCCGCGCCGCGCTGGCCGCATCCGCGCACCGGCTTTCTCGAATTCGTCCGCGAGGACGCGGAGAGCCAGTTTCACGATGACATCCAACACCTGCTGGCGCTCTGCCGCCGGCCGGCAGACGCAAGATAA
- a CDS encoding TetR/AcrR family transcriptional regulator, translated as MAKHVTPIRKDRKRNPEVTRAAILHAALEEFSEVGHSGARVDRIAARAGVSKPMIYDYFGDKDAVYAAALREAYVQIRQGEMTLNLDRLEPEEAVRALVHFTMNHFWNNPWFIRMLNTENLMGGETVRTLDDATEIQSVLLRRVEEILRRGNTSGQFRSSIDPVELYIFIASVCWFPISNMHTLSTVFRAPISEDWLRDHADKAADMIVRYLRQSDKDAG; from the coding sequence ATGGCCAAGCACGTTACCCCGATCCGGAAGGACCGCAAACGCAACCCGGAAGTAACCCGGGCCGCCATCCTTCACGCCGCGCTGGAGGAGTTCAGCGAGGTTGGCCACTCGGGCGCCCGTGTCGACCGCATCGCCGCGCGGGCCGGTGTCAGCAAGCCGATGATCTATGATTACTTCGGCGACAAGGACGCGGTTTATGCCGCCGCACTCCGCGAAGCCTATGTTCAGATCCGCCAGGGTGAGATGACGCTGAACCTCGACAGGCTGGAGCCTGAAGAGGCGGTGCGGGCGCTGGTGCATTTCACCATGAACCACTTCTGGAACAACCCGTGGTTCATCCGGATGCTGAACACCGAGAACCTTATGGGCGGCGAGACGGTCCGGACGCTGGACGACGCCACCGAGATCCAGTCGGTCCTGTTGCGCCGTGTCGAGGAAATCCTGCGGCGCGGCAACACCTCCGGGCAGTTCCGTTCTTCGATCGACCCGGTGGAGCTTTACATCTTCATCGCCTCTGTCTGCTGGTTTCCGATCTCCAACATGCACACGCTCAGCACGGTGTTTCGCGCGCCGATTTCGGAAGACTGGCTGAGGGACCACGCCGACAAGGCCGCGGACATGATCGTGCGCTATCTGCGGCAGTCCGACAAGGACGCCGGCTAG
- a CDS encoding Gfo/Idh/MocA family protein: MTTQRIGIIMHGVTGRMGMNQHLIRSVLAIRNEGGMLLKSGDRLVPDVIIVGRNEKKIAELAAKHGVDRYTTDLDAALANPDDTIFFDAASTQMRPGLLRKAIDAGKHVYSEKPVSEGLEEAIAIAKHAKAKGVKNGIVHDKLDLPGLLKLKRLRDSGFFGKILSVRGEFGYWVFEGDWMAAQRPSWNYRKEDGGGMVSDMLCHWRYVLDNVVAPVKAVNCTAVTHIPERWDENGERYDATADDAAYATFELEGDIIAQLNSSWCTRVRRDDLVTFHIDGTHGSAVAGLHTCYSQARVNTPKPVWNPDQKQTMNFFEDWVEVPDNKDFDNGFKVQWEQFLRHVVEDAPWSYTLEEGAKGVQLAELGYKSSQERRWLDVPALDI; encoded by the coding sequence ATGACCACACAACGCATCGGCATCATCATGCACGGCGTCACCGGGCGCATGGGGATGAACCAGCACCTGATCCGTTCGGTCCTGGCGATCCGCAACGAAGGCGGCATGCTGCTCAAGTCCGGCGACCGGCTGGTGCCGGATGTGATCATCGTCGGGCGCAACGAGAAGAAGATCGCCGAACTGGCCGCGAAGCATGGGGTCGACCGCTATACCACCGATCTCGATGCGGCGCTGGCCAATCCCGACGATACCATCTTCTTTGACGCGGCCAGTACCCAGATGCGCCCCGGGCTGCTGCGCAAGGCGATCGACGCGGGCAAGCACGTGTATTCGGAAAAGCCGGTGTCCGAAGGGCTGGAGGAGGCGATTGCGATTGCCAAACACGCCAAGGCCAAGGGCGTGAAGAACGGCATCGTGCACGACAAGCTGGACCTGCCGGGCCTGCTGAAGCTCAAGCGTCTGCGTGACAGCGGGTTTTTCGGCAAGATCCTCTCGGTGCGCGGCGAGTTCGGCTACTGGGTCTTCGAGGGCGACTGGATGGCGGCCCAGCGCCCCTCCTGGAACTACCGCAAGGAGGACGGTGGCGGCATGGTCTCGGACATGCTCTGCCATTGGCGTTACGTGCTCGACAACGTGGTGGCCCCGGTCAAGGCGGTGAACTGCACGGCCGTCACCCACATCCCCGAGCGCTGGGACGAGAACGGCGAGCGCTACGACGCCACCGCCGATGACGCGGCCTATGCCACCTTCGAGCTGGAAGGCGACATCATCGCCCAGCTCAACAGCTCCTGGTGCACCCGCGTGCGGCGCGACGACCTGGTGACCTTCCACATCGACGGCACCCATGGCAGCGCCGTGGCGGGGCTGCACACCTGCTACAGCCAGGCGCGGGTCAACACGCCCAAGCCGGTCTGGAACCCCGACCAGAAGCAGACGATGAACTTCTTCGAAGACTGGGTGGAAGTGCCTGACAACAAGGACTTCGACAACGGCTTCAAGGTGCAGTGGGAGCAGTTCCTGCGCCATGTGGTCGAGGATGCGCCCTGGTCCTACACGCTGGAAGAGGGCGCCAAGGGCGTGCAACTGGCGGAGCTGGGCTACAAGAGCTCGCAAGAGCGTCGCTGGCTCGACGTGCCGGCGCTCGACATCTGA
- a CDS encoding LacI family DNA-binding transcriptional regulator yields the protein MRHSKVRQEDIARVVGVSVSTVSRVLSGAPGISPATTQKVLRAAADLGTPITLPGDGGGLVTHRMERALLFLKQVDLNSGSGSIYHFVMTGIQKAARKYGLRVELALLGEDGEIPERILGGAETGVLFAGVDPSPKLLKKLRETGNSAVLVNGLDPSMTHDQVAPNNYQGGWLAAQHFLDMGHRRILQLGTARRLTLAARTQGFLDAIAQAGMDGLDCDFIEIGNVTEQAAQVALKQILSESAFPYTAVFCSADIVALTVMQELRMREIDVPREVSLLGFNGLPLAEFSSPLLSTLYVDWEYLGHEAIRLLCTRSAEPDRPTQQVQTQVILKQAETVADLSNRSDFNALG from the coding sequence ATGCGCCATTCGAAGGTCAGGCAGGAAGATATCGCGCGGGTGGTCGGCGTGTCGGTTTCGACGGTGTCCCGGGTCTTGTCCGGCGCGCCGGGCATAAGCCCCGCCACGACGCAGAAGGTGTTGCGCGCCGCAGCCGACCTCGGCACGCCGATCACTTTGCCGGGCGACGGCGGCGGCCTGGTGACTCACCGCATGGAACGGGCCTTGCTGTTTCTCAAGCAGGTCGACTTGAACTCCGGCTCGGGGTCGATCTATCACTTCGTGATGACCGGCATCCAGAAGGCGGCGCGCAAATACGGACTGCGGGTCGAGCTGGCGCTGCTGGGCGAAGATGGCGAGATTCCCGAGCGGATCCTGGGCGGTGCGGAGACCGGGGTCCTGTTCGCGGGTGTCGATCCGTCGCCCAAGCTTTTGAAGAAACTGCGAGAAACCGGAAATTCGGCGGTGCTGGTCAATGGCCTCGATCCGTCGATGACCCATGACCAGGTGGCGCCGAACAATTACCAGGGCGGGTGGCTGGCCGCGCAGCACTTTCTGGACATGGGTCACCGCCGCATCCTTCAGCTGGGGACCGCGCGACGCCTGACCCTGGCGGCGCGCACCCAGGGCTTTCTCGACGCCATCGCTCAAGCGGGCATGGACGGGCTGGACTGCGATTTCATCGAAATCGGCAACGTGACCGAACAGGCCGCGCAGGTCGCCCTGAAGCAGATTCTGAGCGAGTCGGCATTTCCCTACACCGCGGTTTTCTGCTCGGCCGATATCGTCGCGCTCACGGTCATGCAGGAGCTGCGGATGCGGGAAATCGACGTGCCGCGCGAGGTGTCGCTGCTCGGGTTCAACGGGCTTCCGCTGGCGGAATTCTCCTCGCCGCTGCTCAGCACGCTCTACGTGGACTGGGAGTATCTGGGCCACGAAGCGATTCGCCTGTTGTGCACGAGAAGCGCCGAACCGGACAGGCCGACGCAACAGGTTCAGACACAGGTCATTCTCAAGCAGGCCGAAACGGTTGCGGACTTGTCAAATCGCAGTGATTTCAACGCCTTGGGCTAG
- a CDS encoding hydroxyacid dehydrogenase, with the protein MRYSSLVQLAQPEFEIHFPTACRDAHLARLSAATNLLHPEPIADLQGCDAATRLAEVDILVTGWKSGRIDAELRRKMPRLKLVAHLAGTVKGILDRDAASSGLTVISGAEANARPVAEFTLAHILLHLKRVEEWRRVYRSQRTRIATRRTILAGPVGNTGRTVGIIGASRIGRRVAEDLRRHRVSVLLHDPFVSAEAAAGFGAKKVSMDDLLAQSDVVSLHQPLLPSTERSFGVSEFARMQDGALLINTARGRIIDAQALETAMADGRLFAVLDVTDPEPLPDASPLWDMPNVTLTPHIAGSFGCEVCDMTQLVLEDIERFTRGEPLQNEVIMADWERVA; encoded by the coding sequence ATGCGCTATTCGTCACTGGTTCAGCTCGCGCAGCCGGAATTCGAGATTCACTTTCCGACCGCCTGCCGCGACGCGCATCTTGCCCGGCTGAGCGCCGCCACGAACCTGCTGCATCCCGAGCCGATTGCCGACCTTCAAGGCTGCGACGCCGCGACGCGGCTGGCCGAGGTGGATATCCTCGTGACCGGCTGGAAATCCGGCCGGATCGATGCGGAGCTGCGCCGCAAGATGCCCCGACTGAAGCTCGTGGCCCACCTGGCGGGCACGGTGAAGGGCATTCTCGACCGTGATGCCGCGTCGTCGGGCCTGACGGTGATCAGCGGGGCCGAGGCCAATGCGCGCCCGGTGGCGGAATTCACCCTGGCGCATATCCTGCTGCACCTGAAACGCGTGGAAGAATGGCGCAGGGTCTACCGCAGCCAGCGCACGCGCATTGCGACCCGCAGGACCATATTGGCCGGGCCGGTCGGCAACACCGGCCGCACCGTCGGGATCATCGGTGCATCGCGGATCGGGCGCCGGGTGGCCGAGGATCTGCGCCGCCACCGGGTCTCCGTCCTGCTGCACGATCCTTTCGTGAGTGCCGAGGCGGCGGCGGGTTTTGGCGCGAAGAAGGTATCGATGGACGATCTGTTGGCGCAGAGCGACGTGGTCAGCCTGCACCAGCCGCTGCTGCCGTCGACCGAGCGCAGCTTCGGGGTGTCGGAATTTGCCCGGATGCAGGACGGGGCGCTGCTGATCAATACCGCGCGGGGGCGGATCATCGACGCGCAGGCGCTCGAAACCGCGATGGCGGATGGCCGGCTTTTTGCGGTGCTCGACGTGACCGACCCCGAACCCCTGCCGGACGCCTCGCCCCTCTGGGACATGCCCAACGTCACCCTGACGCCGCATATCGCGGGCTCTTTCGGCTGCGAGGTCTGCGACATGACCCAGCTGGTGCTCGAAGATATCGAGCGTTTCACCCGCGGCGAACCGTTGCAGAACGAGGTGATCATGGCGGATTGGGAGCGCGTGGCATGA
- a CDS encoding sugar phosphate isomerase/epimerase family protein, whose translation MRTLTAADLSLNTATVSKQWSLEECIEGCKRHGIGGISPWRDKLQECGVDRAARLIREAGLGVSGLCRGGWYTAEGALTQKVIDDNKRAVDEAAAIGAETLVMVVGGLPQGSKDLVSAREVVTEGLAKTLDYARTQGVKVGIEPLHPMYAADRACVNTTGQALDICDRLGDGIGVALDVYHIWWDPEIAAQIKRAGKERIHAFHVCDWMNPTQDLLTDRGMMGEGVIDIPTFRQMVEAEGFDGLVEVEIFSAENWWKKPADDVLAAMVKALPAI comes from the coding sequence ATGAGGACGCTGACCGCTGCCGACCTTTCACTGAACACCGCCACCGTGTCGAAGCAATGGAGCCTCGAGGAGTGCATCGAGGGCTGCAAGCGCCACGGCATCGGAGGCATCTCGCCCTGGCGCGACAAGTTGCAGGAATGCGGTGTGGACCGGGCTGCAAGGCTGATCCGCGAGGCGGGGCTGGGCGTGTCGGGGCTTTGCCGGGGCGGCTGGTACACCGCGGAGGGGGCGCTGACGCAAAAGGTGATCGACGACAACAAGCGGGCCGTCGATGAGGCCGCCGCCATCGGGGCGGAAACCCTTGTCATGGTCGTGGGTGGGCTGCCCCAAGGCTCCAAGGACCTGGTTTCGGCGCGCGAGGTTGTCACCGAGGGGCTGGCGAAAACGCTGGACTATGCCCGCACCCAGGGCGTGAAGGTCGGTATCGAGCCGCTGCACCCGATGTATGCCGCCGACCGTGCCTGCGTGAATACCACGGGGCAGGCGCTGGATATCTGCGACCGGCTGGGCGACGGCATCGGCGTTGCGCTCGATGTCTATCACATCTGGTGGGACCCGGAGATTGCCGCCCAGATCAAGCGCGCCGGAAAGGAACGGATCCACGCCTTCCACGTCTGCGACTGGATGAACCCGACGCAGGATCTGCTGACCGATCGCGGCATGATGGGCGAGGGGGTGATCGACATTCCCACCTTCCGCCAGATGGTCGAGGCCGAAGGCTTCGACGGGTTGGTCGAGGTCGAGATCTTCTCGGCCGAGAACTGGTGGAAGAAGCCGGCCGACGATGTGCTTGCAGCCATGGTGAAGGCGCTTCCGGCCATCTAG
- a CDS encoding sugar phosphate isomerase/epimerase family protein, whose protein sequence is MLEYALCNELLAEEGLPLAEQARTAAALGYCGLELAPATLGYALHDLTGDEIARIRAEIEAEGLRVTGLHWLLSGYPDLSITDPAVQGRAQAVLLKLVALCAALGGEVLIHGSPKQRRRPQGMDDGALIAHLAAFFGPVAEAAERHGVVYCIEPLSRAEDDTITTVGQGAELARAIGSPAFKTMIDISAAGQTEPPVAELIREWVPTGLIGHVHANDTNRGAPGMGDDPFPEIVAALVETGWSRPVGVEPFRTLIDARVTAATGIATLRACERACS, encoded by the coding sequence ATGCTTGAGTATGCCCTGTGCAACGAGCTCTTGGCCGAGGAAGGCCTGCCCCTGGCCGAGCAGGCGCGCACCGCCGCCGCGTTGGGGTATTGCGGGCTCGAACTGGCGCCCGCCACGCTGGGGTATGCGCTGCATGATCTGACCGGCGACGAGATTGCGCGGATCCGGGCCGAGATCGAGGCCGAGGGCCTGCGCGTCACCGGGCTGCACTGGTTGCTCAGCGGCTATCCGGACCTTTCGATCACCGATCCGGCGGTGCAGGGCCGGGCGCAGGCCGTACTGCTGAAGCTGGTGGCGCTCTGCGCGGCGCTCGGCGGCGAGGTTCTGATTCACGGCTCGCCGAAGCAGCGGCGGCGCCCGCAGGGCATGGACGATGGTGCGCTGATCGCCCATCTGGCTGCCTTTTTCGGGCCGGTGGCGGAGGCGGCGGAACGGCACGGCGTGGTGTATTGCATCGAGCCGCTGTCGCGCGCCGAGGACGACACGATCACCACCGTGGGGCAGGGGGCTGAGCTGGCGCGGGCGATCGGCAGCCCGGCCTTCAAGACCATGATCGACATCAGCGCCGCGGGCCAGACCGAGCCGCCGGTGGCCGAGCTGATCCGCGAATGGGTGCCGACCGGCCTGATCGGGCATGTTCACGCCAACGACACCAATCGCGGCGCGCCGGGGATGGGCGATGACCCGTTTCCCGAGATCGTCGCCGCGCTGGTCGAGACCGGCTGGAGCCGGCCCGTGGGGGTCGAGCCCTTTCGCACCCTGATCGACGCGCGCGTTACCGCCGCCACCGGAATTGCCACCCTGCGTGCTTGTGAAAGGGCCTGTTCATGA
- a CDS encoding ABC transporter substrate-binding protein: protein MLRTKFTGVSLVALVALAGPALGQDYTQAPDLQAAVEAGTLPPVEERLPVNPMVVTPLESVGTYGGTWRSALKGTYDTGWIRRTVGYQPLVAYDYEWTEVVPNVAERFEVNDEATEFTFYLREGHKWSDGAPFTAEDLLFALNVMKSSAYGGRKASGFEWDKITGEVVDPLTFKMTLSAPNGLFLERLASVEGQFIVNAAKHYCGKYFPDVDPAATDNAKAEGFDSWTQAMEQSCFFNFVDEDRPLLFAWRQTTPYDGLNQLIEWERNPYFFKVDTEGNQLPYIDKVQMVQTENVEDIVLKAVNGEIDFSNRHFATVTNKPVIFDGQESGGYTLKSTVDARMNHAIFQLNLTHDDPEKRKLYNEKDFRTALSLAMDREEIIDVVFAGQGEPYQAAPRPSSQFYNETLAKQFTEYDPDRANELLDGLGLTERNSDGIRLGFDGEPIRIQLFSPSDQVEFNDIAQLVVEHWKEIGIDLDARNAERSLVYERVQNNTHDMHVWWGDGGMSDALLDPRYYFPFNLESAFAEKWAQHFMAGGSTLAEAPPAEVQKQMDLYLELIATPDKEEQKAIFGEILDIAAEQFYVMGTVLPADGYIVANKNLGNVPEGQVYTWVYPQPGPMETAQLYFKK from the coding sequence ATGCTGAGAACGAAATTCACCGGAGTATCGCTGGTCGCGCTGGTGGCGCTGGCCGGGCCGGCCTTGGGGCAGGACTACACCCAGGCGCCAGACCTGCAGGCCGCCGTCGAGGCGGGCACCCTGCCGCCGGTCGAGGAGCGCCTGCCGGTGAACCCGATGGTGGTGACGCCTCTGGAGTCGGTGGGCACCTATGGCGGCACCTGGCGCTCGGCGCTCAAGGGCACCTATGACACCGGCTGGATCCGCCGCACCGTGGGCTATCAGCCGTTGGTGGCCTACGATTACGAGTGGACCGAGGTCGTGCCCAACGTGGCCGAACGCTTCGAGGTCAACGACGAGGCAACCGAGTTCACCTTCTACCTGCGCGAGGGCCACAAGTGGTCGGACGGCGCGCCTTTCACGGCTGAAGACCTGCTGTTTGCGCTCAACGTGATGAAGAGTTCCGCCTATGGCGGGCGCAAGGCCTCGGGCTTTGAATGGGACAAGATCACCGGCGAGGTTGTCGATCCGCTGACCTTCAAGATGACCCTCTCGGCGCCGAACGGGCTGTTCCTGGAGCGGCTTGCCTCGGTCGAGGGGCAGTTCATCGTCAACGCGGCGAAACACTACTGCGGCAAGTACTTTCCCGATGTCGATCCGGCGGCGACCGACAACGCCAAGGCCGAAGGCTTCGACAGCTGGACCCAGGCGATGGAGCAGAGCTGCTTCTTCAACTTCGTCGACGAGGACCGCCCGCTACTCTTTGCCTGGCGCCAGACCACGCCCTATGACGGGCTGAACCAGCTGATCGAATGGGAGCGCAACCCCTATTTCTTCAAGGTCGACACCGAAGGCAACCAGCTGCCTTATATCGACAAGGTGCAGATGGTGCAGACCGAGAACGTCGAAGACATCGTGCTCAAGGCGGTGAATGGCGAGATCGACTTTTCGAACCGACACTTTGCCACCGTTACCAACAAGCCGGTGATCTTTGACGGGCAGGAGAGCGGCGGCTACACCCTGAAATCCACCGTGGATGCCCGGATGAACCACGCGATCTTCCAGCTCAACCTGACCCACGACGACCCGGAGAAGCGCAAGCTCTACAACGAGAAGGACTTCCGCACCGCGCTGTCGCTGGCGATGGACCGCGAAGAGATCATCGACGTGGTCTTTGCCGGCCAGGGCGAGCCCTACCAGGCCGCGCCGCGCCCAAGCTCGCAGTTCTACAACGAGACGCTGGCCAAGCAGTTCACCGAGTACGACCCCGATCGCGCAAACGAGTTGCTGGACGGGCTCGGCCTGACCGAGCGCAACAGCGACGGCATCCGCCTGGGCTTTGACGGCGAGCCGATCCGGATCCAGCTCTTCTCGCCCTCCGACCAGGTCGAGTTCAACGACATCGCACAGCTTGTCGTGGAGCACTGGAAGGAGATCGGCATCGACCTCGACGCCCGCAACGCGGAGCGCAGCCTGGTTTATGAGAGGGTCCAGAACAACACGCATGACATGCATGTCTGGTGGGGCGATGGCGGCATGAGCGACGCGCTGCTCGATCCGCGGTACTACTTTCCGTTCAACCTTGAATCTGCCTTCGCCGAGAAATGGGCGCAGCACTTCATGGCCGGTGGCAGCACCCTGGCCGAGGCACCGCCCGCAGAGGTGCAAAAGCAGATGGACCTCTATCTCGAGCTGATCGCGACGCCTGACAAGGAAGAGCAAAAGGCGATCTTCGGCGAGATTCTCGATATTGCGGCCGAGCAGTTCTACGTGATGGGAACCGTGCTTCCGGCGGATGGCTACATCGTGGCCAACAAGAACCTGGGCAACGTGCCGGAAGGGCAGGTTTACACCTGGGTCTATCCGCAGCCCGGCCCGATGGAGACCGCGCAGCTCTACTTCAAGAAGTAA